Proteins from a genomic interval of Oscillatoria salina IIICB1:
- a CDS encoding S9 family peptidase, with protein sequence MTTTSETHTYTQLPPLIPRQILFGNPERVSPKLSPDGKYLAYIAPDEKNVLQVWLKTIGEEKETQLTNDKKRGIRMYFWTYNPEQLIYLQDSDGDENFHLYSVNINTNIVRDLTPFQGVKAQPIEFDREYPDEALIALNLNSPEKFDVYRLNLKNGAVEFETENPGNIVSWTADPQFKIRVAVAATPDGGSDLLYRENVDQDWQVLRHWGPDDGGGAIDFDDEGKTLYIIGSHDANAERLLALDLATKEETVIAADEKYDVGGVVMHPTKRVIQAVSFYKDKLEWQILDENIAEDFANLGKVRSGEYSITSRDLADKNWIVAYLTDNGPVYYYFYNRETKESKLLFSSQPKLEDLPLVPMRSVAYQSRDGMTIHGYLTLPMGGETPVPTVLLVHGGPWARDTWGYSSTVQWLANRGYAVMQINYRGSTGYGKDFVNAANREWAGTMHDDLIDGVNWLIDQGISDPNKIAIMGGSYGGYATLVGLTFTPDVFTCGVDIVGPSNLITLMKSIPPYWKPMMAMFQHRVGNLETEEEFLKSRSPLFQVDKIEKPLLIGQGANDPRVKQAESEQIVEAMKQNDKPVEYVLYTDEGHGFARPENRLHFYAIAEEFLAKYLGGQFESVDKVEGHSGIVQRYPDNDNN encoded by the coding sequence ATGACAACGACAAGCGAAACTCACACCTATACCCAATTACCTCCTTTAATTCCCCGCCAAATTTTGTTTGGTAATCCCGAACGAGTTAGTCCAAAATTGTCGCCGGATGGTAAATATTTAGCTTATATTGCTCCCGACGAAAAAAATGTTTTGCAAGTTTGGTTAAAAACTATTGGTGAAGAAAAAGAAACTCAATTAACTAATGATAAAAAACGCGGAATTCGGATGTATTTCTGGACTTATAATCCAGAACAATTGATTTATCTACAAGATTCTGATGGCGATGAAAACTTTCACCTTTATTCGGTGAATATTAACACTAATATTGTCCGGGATTTAACTCCATTTCAAGGTGTAAAAGCTCAACCAATTGAATTCGATCGCGAATATCCTGACGAAGCTTTAATTGCTTTAAACTTAAATAGTCCGGAAAAATTTGATGTTTATCGTCTCAATTTGAAAAATGGCGCAGTAGAATTTGAGACAGAAAATCCAGGTAATATTGTTAGTTGGACAGCAGATCCTCAGTTTAAAATTCGCGTGGCGGTTGCGGCAACACCTGATGGTGGTTCAGACTTACTTTATCGTGAAAATGTAGACCAAGATTGGCAAGTTTTGCGTCATTGGGGTCCTGATGATGGCGGTGGTGCAATTGACTTTGATGATGAAGGTAAGACACTCTATATTATTGGTTCTCATGATGCTAATGCGGAACGTTTGTTAGCTTTAGATTTAGCTACGAAAGAAGAAACGGTAATTGCTGCTGATGAAAAGTATGATGTTGGTGGTGTGGTTATGCACCCGACAAAACGAGTAATTCAAGCAGTTTCGTTTTACAAAGATAAACTAGAATGGCAAATTTTAGATGAAAATATTGCTGAAGATTTTGCTAATTTAGGGAAAGTTCGTTCGGGTGAATATAGTATTACCAGTCGCGACTTAGCTGACAAAAATTGGATTGTTGCTTACTTGACTGACAATGGTCCTGTTTACTACTATTTTTATAACCGCGAGACGAAAGAAAGTAAGTTGCTGTTTAGCAGTCAACCGAAGTTAGAAGATTTACCTCTTGTCCCGATGCGATCTGTAGCATATCAGTCGCGGGATGGGATGACAATTCACGGCTATCTTACTTTACCAATGGGTGGCGAAACTCCGGTTCCGACGGTGTTATTGGTTCATGGGGGACCTTGGGCGCGAGATACTTGGGGTTACAGTTCTACGGTACAATGGTTGGCGAACCGAGGTTATGCGGTGATGCAAATTAATTATCGAGGTTCGACTGGTTACGGGAAGGATTTCGTCAATGCAGCTAATCGTGAATGGGCTGGGACGATGCACGATGATTTGATTGATGGGGTAAACTGGTTAATTGACCAAGGTATTTCTGACCCGAATAAGATTGCAATTATGGGTGGTTCTTACGGTGGTTATGCGACTTTGGTGGGGTTAACTTTTACACCAGATGTGTTTACTTGCGGTGTGGATATTGTCGGACCGAGTAATTTAATTACGTTGATGAAGAGTATTCCTCCTTATTGGAAACCGATGATGGCGATGTTTCAGCATCGGGTGGGAAATTTGGAGACGGAAGAAGAATTTTTGAAATCGCGATCGCCACTTTTCCAGGTTGATAAAATAGAGAAGCCTTTGTTAATTGGACAAGGTGCGAACGACCCTCGCGTGAAACAAGCAGAAAGCGAGCAAATTGTCGAGGCAATGAAACAAAATGATAAGCCTGTGGAATATGTTCTTTATACTGACGAAGGACATGGTTTTGCGCGTCCGGAGAATCGCTTGCATTTTTACGCGATCGCAGAAGAATTTCTGGCAAAATATTTAGGCGGTCAATTTGAATCTGTGGATAAGGTTGAAGGACATTCTGGTATTGTCCAGCGCTATCCAGATAACGATAATAACTAA